From one Plectropomus leopardus isolate mb chromosome 8, YSFRI_Pleo_2.0, whole genome shotgun sequence genomic stretch:
- the LOC121946470 gene encoding protein bicaudal D homolog 2-like isoform X1 yields MSVEEQGYPDAMLLLEAAPEWMRAEIERLSRELSETTNEKIQAAEYGLAVLEEKQQLKQQYDDLEIEYEAVRQEVDQLKEAFGQAYSNHRKVAADGESREESLIQESACKEAYYEQRVLELQTELRQARNILTNTQSENERLMTISQEMRENSQMVELQRNQLRDDIKEYKFREARLLQDYTELEEENISLQKQVSVLKQSQVEFEGLKHEIRRLEEDTQFLNSQLEDAIRLKEIAERQLGEALETIKTERELKASLRKELSHYMNIGDTLCHSPLSISLDGLKFSDDAATEPNNDEALHGYENGFTKLANAINYDNRISTPTKEELFHPAPSLVDDLLSELNISEIQKLKQQLMQMEREKVNLLSTLQDSQKQLEQANGALSEHQEKVNRLTENLNAIRKLQASKERQSALDNEKERDSHEDGDYYEVDINGPEILECKYKVAVSEAGELKEELKTLKTEYQACQSRYEEERARLESDVTTLGGKLATLEKTSQSEREEKAKLEKELRKLSDMAGESQGSLSVAQDELVTFSEELATLYNHVCMCNNETPNRVMLDFYKEGKGGRSSPEGRGRRSPILLTKGLFPEPNKSDLSDGAPSPVSSLPSPVSDHRREPMNIYNLVAIIRDQIKHLQLAVDRTTELSRQRVASLELGTVADKDKEACMEEILKLKSLLSTKREQIATLRTVLKANKQTAEVALANLKSKYENEKAMVTETMMKLRNELKALKEDAATFSSLRAMFATRCDEYVTQLDEMQRQLAAAEDEKKTLNSLLRMAIQQKLALTQRLEDLEFDHEQTRRGGNTGRAKARSKAASGTSNNPHVSQSLTCSGSGRPELNNAMPNGILGGPPVFCSEKYKIYCD; encoded by the exons GCCTTTGGACAAGCCTACTCCAACCACAGGAAGGTGGCAGCAGATGGGGAGAGCCGTGAGGAGTCACTCATCCAGGAGTCAGCCTGTAAGGAGGCGTACTACGAGCAGAGGGTCCTGGAGCTGCAGACCGAGCTCCGCCAGGCACGCAACATCCTCACCAATACTCAGTCTGAGAACGAACGCCTGATGACCATCTCCCAGGAGATGAGAGAG AACAGCCAGATGGTGGAGCTCCAGAGGAATCAGCTGCGTGACGACATCAAGGAGTACAAGTTCCGGGAGGCTCGTCTGCTGCAGGACTACAccgagctggaggaggagaacatCTCCCTACAGAAGCAGGTCTCCGTGCTCAAACAGAGCCAG GTGGAGTTTGAGGGTTTGAAACATGAGATCCGTCGTCTCGAGGAGGATACTCAGTTCCTGAACAGCCAGCTGGAGGATGCCATCCGACTGAAAGAGATCGCTGAGCGTCAGCTCGGTGAGGCCCTGGAGACCATCAAGACAGAGCGTGAGCTGAAAGCGTCCCTGAGGAAAGAGCTCTCCCACTACATGAACATCGGAGACACTCTGTGTCACAG CCCTCTCAGCATTTCTCTGGATGGTCTCAAGTTCAGCGACGATGCCGCAACCGAGCCCAACAACGACGAGGCTCTCCACGGATACGAGAATGGCTTCACCAAACTGGCCAATGCCATTAACTACGACAACCGCATCTCCACACCTACGAAGGAAGAGCTGTTCCATCCTGCGCCCAGCCTCGTGGACGACCTGCTGAGCGAACTCAACATCTCAGAGATCCAGAAGCTCAAACAGCAGCTGatgcag ATGGAGCGTGAGAAGGTCAACCTGCTGTCCACTCTGCAGgactcccaaaaacagctagaGCAGGCTAATGGCGCTCTGTCAGAGCATCAGGAGAAGGTCAACCGCCTCACGGAGAACCTTAACGCCATCCGCAAGCTCCAGGCCAGCAAGGAACGCCAGTCTGCTTTGGACAACGAGAAGGAACGTGATAGCCATGAGGACGGAGACTACTACGAGGTAGACATCAACGGACCTGAGATTCTGGAGTGCAAGTACAAG GTTGCTGTGTCTGAAGCAGGAGAGCTGAAGGAGGAACTGAAGACCCTGAAGACAGAGTACCAGGCCTGTCAGTCACGTTACGAAGAGGAGCGAGCCCGTCTGGAGAGCGATGTCACAACGCTGGGAGGGAAGCTGGCAACTCTGGAGAAGACCAGCCagtcagagagggaggagaaggctAAGCTAGAGAAGGAGCTGCGCAAG CTGAGCGACATGGCAGGAGAGTCGCAGGGTAGCCTTAGTGTGGCACAGGACGAGCTGGTCACCTTCAGTGAAGAACTGGCCACCCTCTACAACCACGTCTGCATGTGCAACAACGAAACACCCAACCGCGTCATGCTCGATTTCTACAAGGAGGGCAAGGGCGGTCGGAGCAGCCCAGAGGGCCGTGGTCGCCGCTCTCCCATTTTGCTCACCAAAGGCCTCTTCCCCGAGCCCAATAAGAGCGACCTGAGCGACGGAGCCCCTTCGCCAGTCTCCTCACTGCCTTCTCCCGTGTCTGACCACCGCCGCGAGCCCATGAACATCTACAATCTAGTGGCCATCATCAGAGACCAGATCAAGCACCTGCAGCTGGCTGTGGACCGCACCACAGAGCTGTCGCGCCAGAGGGTGGCCTCTCTGGAGCTCGGCACCGTGGCTGACAAGGACAAGGAAGCCTGCATGGAGGAGATCCTCAAACTCAAGTCCCTGCTCAGCACCAAGAGGGAACAGATCGCAACACTGAGGACAGTCCTCAAGGCCAACAAGCAG ACAGCTGAAGTCGCTCTGGCCAATCTGAAGAGCAAGTATGAGAATGAAAAGGCCATGGTAACGGAGACCATGATGAAATTGAGGAACGAGCTCAAAGCCCTGAAGGAGGATGCTGCCACCTTTTCATCTCTCAGAGCGATGTTTGCCACACG TTGTGACGAATACGTCACTCAGCTGGATGAGATGCAGAGGCAGCTGGCTGCAGCAGAGGATGAGAAGAAGACCCTCAACTCCCTGCTGCGGATGGCTATTCAGCAGAAACTGGCCCTGACTCAGCGTCTGGAAGACCTGGAGTTCGACCACGAGCAGACCCGCCGGGGAGGCAACACCGGCCGGGCAAAGGCCCGCAGCAAGGCCGCCAGCGGCACCTCCAACAACCCCCACGTAAGTCAGAGTCTCACCTGCTCTGGCTCCGGCCGACCAGAGCTCAACAATGCCATGCCCAATGGCATTCTGGGAGGCCCGCCGGTCTTTTGCAGCGAGAAGTACAAGATCTACTGTGACTGA
- the LOC121946470 gene encoding protein bicaudal D homolog 2-like isoform X2, giving the protein MSVEEQGYPDAMLLLEAAPEWMRAEIERLSRELSETTNEKIQAAEYGLAVLEEKQQLKQQYDDLEIEYEAVRQEVDQLKEAFGQAYSNHRKVAADGESREESLIQESACKEAYYEQRVLELQTELRQARNILTNTQSENERLMTISQEMRENSQMVELQRNQLRDDIKEYKFREARLLQDYTELEEENISLQKQVSVLKQSQVEFEGLKHEIRRLEEDTQFLNSQLEDAIRLKEIAERQLGEALETIKTERELKASLRKELSHYMNIGDTLCHSPLSISLDGLKFSDDAATEPNNDEALHGYENGFTKLANAINYDNRISTPTKEELFHPAPSLVDDLLSELNISEIQKLKQQLMQMEREKVNLLSTLQDSQKQLEQANGALSEHQEKVNRLTENLNAIRKLQASKERQSALDNEKERDSHEDGDYYEVDINGPEILECKYKVAVSEAGELKEELKTLKTEYQACQSRYEEERARLESDVTTLGGKLATLEKTSQSEREEKAKLEKELRKLSDMAGESQGSLSVAQDELVTFSEELATLYNHVCMCNNETPNRVMLDFYKEGKGGRSSPEGRGRRSPILLTKGLFPEPNKSDLSDGAPSPVSSLPSPVSDHRREPMNIYNLVAIIRDQIKHLQLAVDRTTELSRQRVASLELGTVADKDKEACMEEILKLKSLLSTKREQIATLRTVLKANKQTAEVALANLKSKYENEKAMVTETMMKLRNELKALKEDAATFSSLRAMFATRCDEYVTQLDEMQRQLAAAEDEKKTLNSLLRMAIQQKLALTQRLEDLEFDHEQTRRGGNTGRAKARSKAASGTSNNPH; this is encoded by the exons GCCTTTGGACAAGCCTACTCCAACCACAGGAAGGTGGCAGCAGATGGGGAGAGCCGTGAGGAGTCACTCATCCAGGAGTCAGCCTGTAAGGAGGCGTACTACGAGCAGAGGGTCCTGGAGCTGCAGACCGAGCTCCGCCAGGCACGCAACATCCTCACCAATACTCAGTCTGAGAACGAACGCCTGATGACCATCTCCCAGGAGATGAGAGAG AACAGCCAGATGGTGGAGCTCCAGAGGAATCAGCTGCGTGACGACATCAAGGAGTACAAGTTCCGGGAGGCTCGTCTGCTGCAGGACTACAccgagctggaggaggagaacatCTCCCTACAGAAGCAGGTCTCCGTGCTCAAACAGAGCCAG GTGGAGTTTGAGGGTTTGAAACATGAGATCCGTCGTCTCGAGGAGGATACTCAGTTCCTGAACAGCCAGCTGGAGGATGCCATCCGACTGAAAGAGATCGCTGAGCGTCAGCTCGGTGAGGCCCTGGAGACCATCAAGACAGAGCGTGAGCTGAAAGCGTCCCTGAGGAAAGAGCTCTCCCACTACATGAACATCGGAGACACTCTGTGTCACAG CCCTCTCAGCATTTCTCTGGATGGTCTCAAGTTCAGCGACGATGCCGCAACCGAGCCCAACAACGACGAGGCTCTCCACGGATACGAGAATGGCTTCACCAAACTGGCCAATGCCATTAACTACGACAACCGCATCTCCACACCTACGAAGGAAGAGCTGTTCCATCCTGCGCCCAGCCTCGTGGACGACCTGCTGAGCGAACTCAACATCTCAGAGATCCAGAAGCTCAAACAGCAGCTGatgcag ATGGAGCGTGAGAAGGTCAACCTGCTGTCCACTCTGCAGgactcccaaaaacagctagaGCAGGCTAATGGCGCTCTGTCAGAGCATCAGGAGAAGGTCAACCGCCTCACGGAGAACCTTAACGCCATCCGCAAGCTCCAGGCCAGCAAGGAACGCCAGTCTGCTTTGGACAACGAGAAGGAACGTGATAGCCATGAGGACGGAGACTACTACGAGGTAGACATCAACGGACCTGAGATTCTGGAGTGCAAGTACAAG GTTGCTGTGTCTGAAGCAGGAGAGCTGAAGGAGGAACTGAAGACCCTGAAGACAGAGTACCAGGCCTGTCAGTCACGTTACGAAGAGGAGCGAGCCCGTCTGGAGAGCGATGTCACAACGCTGGGAGGGAAGCTGGCAACTCTGGAGAAGACCAGCCagtcagagagggaggagaaggctAAGCTAGAGAAGGAGCTGCGCAAG CTGAGCGACATGGCAGGAGAGTCGCAGGGTAGCCTTAGTGTGGCACAGGACGAGCTGGTCACCTTCAGTGAAGAACTGGCCACCCTCTACAACCACGTCTGCATGTGCAACAACGAAACACCCAACCGCGTCATGCTCGATTTCTACAAGGAGGGCAAGGGCGGTCGGAGCAGCCCAGAGGGCCGTGGTCGCCGCTCTCCCATTTTGCTCACCAAAGGCCTCTTCCCCGAGCCCAATAAGAGCGACCTGAGCGACGGAGCCCCTTCGCCAGTCTCCTCACTGCCTTCTCCCGTGTCTGACCACCGCCGCGAGCCCATGAACATCTACAATCTAGTGGCCATCATCAGAGACCAGATCAAGCACCTGCAGCTGGCTGTGGACCGCACCACAGAGCTGTCGCGCCAGAGGGTGGCCTCTCTGGAGCTCGGCACCGTGGCTGACAAGGACAAGGAAGCCTGCATGGAGGAGATCCTCAAACTCAAGTCCCTGCTCAGCACCAAGAGGGAACAGATCGCAACACTGAGGACAGTCCTCAAGGCCAACAAGCAG ACAGCTGAAGTCGCTCTGGCCAATCTGAAGAGCAAGTATGAGAATGAAAAGGCCATGGTAACGGAGACCATGATGAAATTGAGGAACGAGCTCAAAGCCCTGAAGGAGGATGCTGCCACCTTTTCATCTCTCAGAGCGATGTTTGCCACACG TTGTGACGAATACGTCACTCAGCTGGATGAGATGCAGAGGCAGCTGGCTGCAGCAGAGGATGAGAAGAAGACCCTCAACTCCCTGCTGCGGATGGCTATTCAGCAGAAACTGGCCCTGACTCAGCGTCTGGAAGACCTGGAGTTCGACCACGAGCAGACCCGCCGGGGAGGCAACACCGGCCGGGCAAAGGCCCGCAGCAAGGCCGCCAGCGGCACCTCCAACAACCCCCAC TAA